In Spirosoma sp. KUDC1026, the sequence GGAAGCGCCCGCTGTATCTCCAGACGGATTAACTGCCCGTAATCATCGGCGTCTTCGATAACCAACAGCTGGGCCTGGTGAAAATTTTGGCTACTGGCCGATCGCTGGGATGCGTTCATTCGGATTTGTTGGAATTCATACTGCCCAACTACTTATTATACAGGCATAGACCGATTAATAAATAAGTAGGATTCTTTATCTGGATCGCCCAACAAAAACGAAGAGCAATCACTCATTACTACGCAAAAAGACGAAACGACGCTTAATTGGTTGTACAAGAGCTATACCACAACCGCTATTCACTGAACCGAACGTATGAATGAACTAACAATTCCTGCTGCGGCTTCTACCCCTGAACTAACTGTTTATCTATTCGCTCGTCGGGATGCTATATTAAGCAACTGGCGAAGTGCCTGCGAGACAGACGCTGGCATCCATACGGTGTCCACATTGTCGACGGAGGAGTTCAATGATCGGGTTCCGCTGCTCCTGAACATCCTGATTCAGCGCCTGCGTGGTGAAGATGAGGAAGCCGATCCAATCACGGTGGCTCGCGAACATGGGCTGCACCGCTGGCATAAAGGCTATATGCTGCTTGAACTCACCCAGGAGGTTGGTCATTTGAGTCAGACGCTGGCCGAAGAACTGGAAACGTACCGGGCGCTTTATCCTGATGCCAGTCCCAATGAACTGATGCGGGCTTATCAGGAGGTAATCTGGATCAGCAAAGAAACCGTTGAAGGAAGCGTGACGCAGTATGACGAATTGGCTACGGCAGCGGCTATGAGTCGGGCCAATACGTTACAGGCTGCGCTGGAACAGGTAAATGAACTGGCTCGCCAACGGAGTAACCTGCTCAGAACGTCCAGCCACGATCTTCGGAGCAGCTTCAGCGTGATTCAGGGAGCTGCTTTTCAACTGGATATGGAAAACCAGAGCCAGGAAGAACGGGAAATGCTGATGGAAATGCTGAATCGCAACCTGACGAATGTGCAAAGTATGCTGCAGAGCCTGATGAGCCTGGCGCGTCTGGACGCCGGGCAGGATTTACCCGAAATCAGTGAATTTGATGTAGCAAAATTACTGCATGCGCTGGTAGACGGGGCTCAGGCACTCGCCACTGAGCGGGGACTGACGCTGCTGGCCGATGGGCCCGATGATATAATTGTGTCGAGCGATGCGGTCAAAGTTCAGCGGATAGTACAAAACCTGCTTTTGAACGCCCTGACCTATACTGCATCCGGAATTGTGTCGGTTTCCTGGGTACGCGAAGATAAGTACCGCTGGATACTGAGCGTACAGGATTCGGGACCAGGGTTACCCGATGATGTCGTTCAGAACGTGGCTGTCTTTCTGAAACCAACTCAGGATTCGACAAAATCGATGGATGGAGTACCTTCGGGCTTAAACCACACTAAACTACCAACACCCGAATCGCCCTCGGCAACGCCCCCTGCCCGGCGGGGCGAGGGTATTGGTCTGCACATTGTCAAGCGGCTATGTGAGCTGTTGGATGCGAATCTAGATATCGAGACCGGACCCGGTAAAGGAACGCTGGTGCGGGTTCGATTTTTAATCAACTACAAAAGCTAAACCACTGGTCGAACGATCAGTTCCAGCCAGTCGGTCTTACCGGCTGGCTTTTGATTTGTTACGACTCCCCAGCCACAG encodes:
- a CDS encoding sensor histidine kinase, with translation MNELTIPAAASTPELTVYLFARRDAILSNWRSACETDAGIHTVSTLSTEEFNDRVPLLLNILIQRLRGEDEEADPITVAREHGLHRWHKGYMLLELTQEVGHLSQTLAEELETYRALYPDASPNELMRAYQEVIWISKETVEGSVTQYDELATAAAMSRANTLQAALEQVNELARQRSNLLRTSSHDLRSSFSVIQGAAFQLDMENQSQEEREMLMEMLNRNLTNVQSMLQSLMSLARLDAGQDLPEISEFDVAKLLHALVDGAQALATERGLTLLADGPDDIIVSSDAVKVQRIVQNLLLNALTYTASGIVSVSWVREDKYRWILSVQDSGPGLPDDVVQNVAVFLKPTQDSTKSMDGVPSGLNHTKLPTPESPSATPPARRGEGIGLHIVKRLCELLDANLDIETGPGKGTLVRVRFLINYKS